ATATTGGACCCTGCGGGAGAGATGCTCATTCTGTTCGCTGCAGCCACGGCATTCGGGATCGGCACCTTGATCCGAGAGGCGCAGCAGAACTGACAGAACCAAGTTCCAACGGGAGGAGGCGGAACCATGCTTGAGGAAAACGAACAGACCTGGAAACAGGCAGCATCACGACGCAGCTTTTTGAAACTGGCCAGCGCCGGCAGCTTTACCGCGGCCGTCATGGCATCAGCCGCAGGCGTGCTGTGGTCCAGCGAAGCCACGGCACAGATGGCCAATGAAGAGCGCGAAAGAGAACGCGCGGCCGATCATGTCATGACCCTTGCGACCGCATATATCATGAGCGCGGATCGCAGCTATCCGATCATGCAACTGGACATGAAGGAAAATATCCAGAATGCCACGGATGGCCGAATCTATGTAAAACTTGCGCCCGCCGGACAACTGGGCAGCGGCAATGAACTGGTGCAAAAGGTCCAGTCCGGCACCATTCAGGTCGCACAGCACTCCATCGCGAATTTCGCGCCCTATGCATCCGTCGTGGATCTGATCAACCTGCCATATCTTTGCGGGACCAATCAGCGCTTCGTCAATCTGGTGCGTTCGGACCTGTGGAAACAGGCGGTTCATCCAAAGGTCGAGGCACGCGGCTTCAAGCCATTGTTCTATGCAACCATCGACCCGCGCGGTGTAGCGCTGCGCAAAAGCATGGAACAGCCGGTTCTGACGCCGGATGATATGAGCGGCATCAAGTTCCGGGTTCCCGGATCGGAGATCATGCAAACCTACTATCGCATGGTCGGGGCCAATCCGACGCCGATTGCATGGGGTGAGACGCCTTCGGCCATCCAGCAAGGCGTTGCCGATGCGCTGGACCCATCACCCGGCGCGCTTTTTGTCTTTGGCTTCAAGGATATGCTGAGCCATGTGACATTCACCCAGGCGCTGCCGGATGCGCAGGTCTATTCCTGCAATCTGGAATGGTATCAGAGCCTGCCCGACGATCTGCGCGAGGCCGTGGATTTCGCCTCGGATATCACGGCAGATCAGAATCTGGCAAAGGTTCCGGCGGCGCGAAATTATGCCATGGCCGAGTTGCGCAAAAGTGGCGTCCAGTTCCATTCCCTGTCCGAAGATCAGATGGCCCAATGGAAAGAACGGGGCGGCTATCAGCGCGCCGAATGGGATGACGTGAAGGTTGAACTGGCCGGTTCGATGGCCGAGTTCGAGAAATTCGCCGAAGCCGCCGCCACGGACGGGCGCGCCTACGTTCACGATACCTGATCTGCTGCGGCCGCGCTGCTGGCGCGGCCCGCTTCCCCGACAGCAAATGAAACCTCGCAAAACGGTCGTCTGCGGACGGACGGAGGACATCCATGTTTCAACTTCTCAACAAGAATATCGAGCGATGGGCGCTGCTGGCCTTTTACCTGATGCTGGTGGTGACCATGACCATCGAGGTGATCCGCCGGGAAGTCTTTGCCTATTCCTCTATCTGGGGTGAAGAGATCGTCCGTTATTGTTTTATCTATCTGTGCTGGATCGGAGCCGCCGCCGCTATTCGCGAACGCGCCCATATCCGCATCGATGTGATCCTGAACTATCTTTCGCCGCGCGGTAAGGCGCTGATCTATATCTTCGGAGATCTGGTCACCCTTGCGCTTGCACTTCTTGCGCTGTGGCTGGCGTTGGAGACAGTTCAGATTTCCTGGAAATTCGGATCGGTCAGCCATGGGCTGCGGGTTTCGATGGTGTGGTTCCTGATGGCCGTGCCAATCGGCTTTTCGCTGATGATTTTCCGTCTTCTGCAATCCCTCAGCCGTGATCTGCGCGATCTGCGCGCAGGCCGTCCGGTCTATGAGGGTGAACGCCTGTTCGAGTGAGGTCCCAAGATGCTTTGGCAACAAATGGAACAGGGTGCGGTTGCGCTGGACTGGACCTTTTATCTTCCCGTCGCCGTATTTCTGATCATGGTCGCATTGGCCGTTCCGGTCTGGGTCGCAATCGGCTCGGCTTCGGTTCTGCTGCTGGTCACCTCGAATGTCCTGCCGCTGTCGCTGGTGGGCGAGGGGTTGTTTTCGGGGATCGACCATTTTGCCCTGACCGCCATTCCGCTGTTCATCCTGACGGGCGACGTGCTGGTCAGAACAGGCCTCAGCCGCAAGTTCCTTGATGTGGCCGAGGCGCTGACCAATTGGACGCGCGGCGGTTTCGGTTCGGCCACGGTGCTGGTCTGCGGGATGTTCTCGGCGATCTCGGGATCGGATGCGGCGGGCGCAGCGGCTGTCGGGCGCATGACGATCGACCGTCTGGTCGAAAGCGGATATCCCCGGCCCTATGCCTGTGCGCTTGTGGCGGCAGGCGCCTGCACCGGTATCCTGATACCGCCGTCGATTGCTTATATCGTTATCGGACTGGTTCTGGGCATTTCCGCCTCGACCCTGTTCCAGGCGGCGCTGATTCCCGGTGTCATCATCCTCACCTCGATCCTTCTGACGAATACCATCATCAACCGCCGCCACGCCTATGAAAGCGGCAATGCGCTGAGCCTTGGTGAATGGCTGGCCAATCTGGGCGCGACACTGGCGCGGGGCTGGTATGCCTTTATCGTGCCAGGCGTGATCTTCTGGGGCATTTTCAGTGGCAGGCTGACCCCGACCGAGGCCGGTGCGACCGCCGTCACCATCACGATCATCATGGGCTTCATTCTGGGCACGCTGCGCCTGTCGGACTTTCCGTCGATGATGGTCAGCTCGGCCAAGGTGAACGGTGTCATCGTTCCGATTGTCGCCATGTCGCTGCCGCTGTCGCAAGCGCTGTCGGCCATGGGTGTGCCGCAAGGCTTCGTCTACACGATGACCTCGCTCAGCAGCGAGCCATGGATCCTGATCCTGACCATGATCGTCATCCTGATCCTGGCGGGCTGCGTGATGGAAACCACCCCGAATATCGTCATCCTCGCGCCGCTGCTGAAGCCCCTGGCCGATGATATCGGCATGAATGAAATCCAGTTCTGCGTGATGATGATCACCGCGCTGGGGGTGGGGTTCATCACCCCGCCACTGGGGCTGAACCTGTTTGTCGTCAGCGGCCTGACAGGTGAATCCATCCTGCGGATCTCGTCTCGTGCCGTTCCCTTTGTCCTGTTCATGCTGATGGTCGTGCTGCTGATTGCCTTCTTGCCCGCAGTTTCGACGCTGATGCTTCCCGCAAACCTGAAGTGAGAGGGTAATCATGTCCGTAACATATCTGAAAAAGGCCGACCGCGTCTCGACATCGGATGCAGGCGAAACCCGCGATATCGTGCAGAACATTCTGACCGACATTGAAAACGGCGGCGAAGCGGCTGCGCGCAAATATGCCGCCAGGTTCGACCGCTATGACGGCAATATCGTTCTGACCCGTGATGAGATCGACGCAGCTTCGGCCAAGCTGAGTCAGCAGCTCAAGGATGATATTCGATTTGCCCATGACAATGTGCGCCGGTTTGCCGAAGCACAGAAGGAAACCATCCGCGATTTCCAGACCGAGATTCAGCCCGGGCTGATCCTGGGCCAGAAGGCAATTCCCTGCAATGCGGCGGGCTGCTATGCACCCGGTGGACGCTACAGTCACGTTGCCTCGGCATTGATGACGGTGACGACGGCCAAGGTCGCCGGATGTGGCAATATCTCGGTCTGCTCGCCCCCGCGTCCGGGCGCGGGTCTGAACCCGGCCATCGTCTATACGGCCGATCTTTGCGGCGCTGACCAGATTCTGGCCCTTGGCGGGGTTCAGGGGATCGCCGCGATGGCCTTTGGGCTGTTCGGTCAGCCGAAGGCCGATATCCTGGTCGGGCCGGGCAACCAGTTTGTGGCCGAAGCCAAGCGCATGCTGTTCGGTCGCGTCGGGATCGACATGTTCGCGGGCCCGACCGACAGCCTGATCCTGGCCGATTCAACGGCCGACCCCGAGATTGTCGCCGCGGATCTGGTTGGTCAGGCCGAGCATGGCTACAATTCGCCCGTCTGGCTGGTCACCGATGACCGTGCGCTGGCAGAAAAGGTCATGGCACGCGTGCCCGAGCTGATCGCCGCGCTGCCGGAACTGAATGCCAAGAACGCTGCCGATGCATGGCGCGATTATGCCGAGGTCATCCTGTGCGACACGCGCGAGGAAATGGCCGCGACATCGGACAGCTATGCGCCCGAGCATCTGACCGTTCAGGCGCAGGATCTGGATTGGTGGCTGAACCGTCTGTCCTGCTATGGCAGCCTGTTCCTGGGCGAAGAGACCACCGTTGCCTTTGGGGACAAGGCTTCGGGCACCAACCACGTTCTGCCGACCTCGGGCGCGGCACGTTATACGGGCGGGCTGTCGGTGCACAAATACATGAAACTGGTGACATGGCAGCGTGCCACCCGCGAAGGGGCAAAACCCATCGCCGAAGCCACGGCCCGCATCTCGCGTCTGGAAGGAATGGAGGGTCATGCCCGCACCGCCGATATCCGGCTGGCCAAGTATTTCCCCGAGGAAAGTTTTGATCTGGCCCCGCAAGAGGTTTCGGCATGACGCCTGACTTCAGTGTCAAGGGCCGTATTGCCTGCGTTACCGGCGCCAGTTCGGGGCTGGGGCGCGCCATTGCCCAGGCCCTGGTCGAAGGTGGCGCCAAGGTCGTCTCGGTCGCACGGCGCAGCGCGGACTGGTGCGATGGCACCAGTTCGGCGGCAATCTCGGCAGATCTTTCTGATCTGAAAGGGGTTTCCGACATTGCCGCCGCGGTTGCCGATATCTTCGGCCCGCCGGATATCCTGGTCAATGCCGCGGGGATCAACACCCGCCAGCCCGCCGATGAGGTCACGATGGACGGCTGGTTGACCACCATGGATCTGAACCTGTCCGTGCCGTTCTTTCTGGCGCAGGCAATGGTTCCGGCCATGCGCGAAAAGGGCTGGGGGCGGATCATCAATTTTGCCTCGCTGCAAAGCCAACGCGCTTTTCATGGCGGCATCGCCTATGGCGCGTCCAAGGGCGGTATCGTGCAACTGACCCGCGCCATGGCCGAGGCCTGGTCGCGCGATGGCATCATGGCAAACGCGCTTGCGCCGGGCTTTTTCCCGACCGAGTTGACGGGACCGGTCTTTGGCGATGCCGAGTTGGCGGCGAAAAATGCCGCGCAGACCTGTATTGGGCGCAACGGAGACCTGCAGGACATTCTTGGTCCGGCGCTGTTCCTGTGTTCGCCTGCCTCGGATTATGTCACCGGCCAATGTCTCTATGTCGACGGGGGGTTCACGGCGAAATGAAGGCACTTGTCTATACCGGGGTCAGGGAGTTGCAATTCCTTGATGTGCCCGACCCGCAACCGGGCCCCGAGGATGCGCTGATCCGGGTCGAGGCCAGCGGCATCTGTGGCTCGGACATGCATGCCTGGGCGGGGCACGACGAACGTCGTCCTGCGCCGCTGGTCCTTGGGCATGAGGCGGCGGGAACCGTTGTCGAAGGCCCGCTTTCCGGTCAGCGTGTTACGGTCAATCCCTTGGTGACATGCGGCACCTGCAAGGCCTGCCTGTCAGGGCGGGACAATCTCTGCGCCACGCGCCAGATCATCTCGATGCCCCCGCGCGAAGGCGCTTTTGCGCAATATCTGGCAATTCCGGCCCGCAATCTGGTCGTGGTGCCAGAGCATGTATCCTTCGCGGTCGCCTCATTGGCCGAGCCCTTGGCTTGCGGCTGGCACGCGGTTCGGCTTGGCCAAAGGGCGCTGGATATGCCCTTGTCATCGGCGCGTTGCCTTGTCATCGGTGGCGGTGCCATCGGTCTGGGGGCCGCGCTGGTTCTGCGCGCCATGGGGGCCGGTGATATCTGGCTGGCCGAAACCTCAATTGATCGTCGCGAAATCGCGGCGGCACAGGGCAATATCGCGACATTCGACCCACGCAGCGGGACCGGGCCGCGGGATGTGGATCTGGTGATCGACGGGGTCGGCTTTGGCGCGACCCGCGCGGCTGGCAGCGCCGCGCTGCGGCCGGGTGGGGTGTTCATGCATATCGGACTGGGCGATGCCCGAGAGGGGCTGGATATCCGCCGCACCACCTTGCAGGAACTGAGCTTCATCGGAACCTATACCTATACGGCACAGGATTTTCGCGACACGGCCAGCGCCATGTTCGAAGGTCGGCTTGGGTCACTGGACTGGGCGGAAACCGCGCCGCTGTCGGCCGGGGCCGATGCCTTCGGTCGCATCGCGTCCGGTCAGGTGCCCGCGCCCAAGATCACGCTGCTGCCGAACGGTTAGTCCAGCGTGACCTTGTAGTTCAGCTGGTCCGTCCGATAGATGCTGCGGCGCCTTTCGATCGGACGGCCCAGAATATCATAGGCAAGGCGCTCGACCCGCAGCAGGGGGGCGCCTTCTTCCACCTTCAGGGCGCGGGCCTCATCCGGACCTGCCGCGATGGCCTTGATGCTTTCGTCCGCGCGCAGCACGATGCAGCCGTAATTCTGCTGATACAGGATGTACAACGCGCTTGGCAGCGGCGCGCGCCGTTCAATCCCGGCAAAGAGCGGGGCGGGCAGAACGGCTGTCTCGATGGTGCTGGCAGCGCCCTTGAGGCTGCGGATGCGTCTGATTTCATAGACGGATTCCGGTTTTTCGAACAGCGTTTTCCGTTCCGTGTCACTCGCGGGGCGCTGGATGATCTTTTCTTCGATCAATTCGGGCCGGATGATGGTGCCGTCATCCTC
The sequence above is drawn from the Paracoccus seriniphilus genome and encodes:
- the hisD gene encoding histidinol dehydrogenase; its protein translation is MSVTYLKKADRVSTSDAGETRDIVQNILTDIENGGEAAARKYAARFDRYDGNIVLTRDEIDAASAKLSQQLKDDIRFAHDNVRRFAEAQKETIRDFQTEIQPGLILGQKAIPCNAAGCYAPGGRYSHVASALMTVTTAKVAGCGNISVCSPPRPGAGLNPAIVYTADLCGADQILALGGVQGIAAMAFGLFGQPKADILVGPGNQFVAEAKRMLFGRVGIDMFAGPTDSLILADSTADPEIVAADLVGQAEHGYNSPVWLVTDDRALAEKVMARVPELIAALPELNAKNAADAWRDYAEVILCDTREEMAATSDSYAPEHLTVQAQDLDWWLNRLSCYGSLFLGEETTVAFGDKASGTNHVLPTSGAARYTGGLSVHKYMKLVTWQRATREGAKPIAEATARISRLEGMEGHARTADIRLAKYFPEESFDLAPQEVSA
- a CDS encoding TRAP transporter substrate-binding protein, producing the protein MLEENEQTWKQAASRRSFLKLASAGSFTAAVMASAAGVLWSSEATAQMANEERERERAADHVMTLATAYIMSADRSYPIMQLDMKENIQNATDGRIYVKLAPAGQLGSGNELVQKVQSGTIQVAQHSIANFAPYASVVDLINLPYLCGTNQRFVNLVRSDLWKQAVHPKVEARGFKPLFYATIDPRGVALRKSMEQPVLTPDDMSGIKFRVPGSEIMQTYYRMVGANPTPIAWGETPSAIQQGVADALDPSPGALFVFGFKDMLSHVTFTQALPDAQVYSCNLEWYQSLPDDLREAVDFASDITADQNLAKVPAARNYAMAELRKSGVQFHSLSEDQMAQWKERGGYQRAEWDDVKVELAGSMAEFEKFAEAAATDGRAYVHDT
- a CDS encoding TRAP transporter small permease, with amino-acid sequence MFQLLNKNIERWALLAFYLMLVVTMTIEVIRREVFAYSSIWGEEIVRYCFIYLCWIGAAAAIRERAHIRIDVILNYLSPRGKALIYIFGDLVTLALALLALWLALETVQISWKFGSVSHGLRVSMVWFLMAVPIGFSLMIFRLLQSLSRDLRDLRAGRPVYEGERLFE
- a CDS encoding TRAP transporter large permease; this translates as MLWQQMEQGAVALDWTFYLPVAVFLIMVALAVPVWVAIGSASVLLLVTSNVLPLSLVGEGLFSGIDHFALTAIPLFILTGDVLVRTGLSRKFLDVAEALTNWTRGGFGSATVLVCGMFSAISGSDAAGAAAVGRMTIDRLVESGYPRPYACALVAAGACTGILIPPSIAYIVIGLVLGISASTLFQAALIPGVIILTSILLTNTIINRRHAYESGNALSLGEWLANLGATLARGWYAFIVPGVIFWGIFSGRLTPTEAGATAVTITIIMGFILGTLRLSDFPSMMVSSAKVNGVIVPIVAMSLPLSQALSAMGVPQGFVYTMTSLSSEPWILILTMIVILILAGCVMETTPNIVILAPLLKPLADDIGMNEIQFCVMMITALGVGFITPPLGLNLFVVSGLTGESILRISSRAVPFVLFMLMVVLLIAFLPAVSTLMLPANLK
- a CDS encoding GntR family transcriptional regulator; this encodes MGQPLYQKVIDTIVARIGAGELLAGGMLPSETQLAAEIGVSQGTARKALMMLEQHGIVRREQGRGTFVTARTPESSLFNFFRLREDDGTIIRPELIEEKIIQRPASDTERKTLFEKPESVYEIRRIRSLKGAASTIETAVLPAPLFAGIERRAPLPSALYILYQQNYGCIVLRADESIKAIAAGPDEARALKVEEGAPLLRVERLAYDILGRPIERRRSIYRTDQLNYKVTLD
- a CDS encoding alcohol dehydrogenase catalytic domain-containing protein; this encodes MKALVYTGVRELQFLDVPDPQPGPEDALIRVEASGICGSDMHAWAGHDERRPAPLVLGHEAAGTVVEGPLSGQRVTVNPLVTCGTCKACLSGRDNLCATRQIISMPPREGAFAQYLAIPARNLVVVPEHVSFAVASLAEPLACGWHAVRLGQRALDMPLSSARCLVIGGGAIGLGAALVLRAMGAGDIWLAETSIDRREIAAAQGNIATFDPRSGTGPRDVDLVIDGVGFGATRAAGSAALRPGGVFMHIGLGDAREGLDIRRTTLQELSFIGTYTYTAQDFRDTASAMFEGRLGSLDWAETAPLSAGADAFGRIASGQVPAPKITLLPNG
- a CDS encoding SDR family NAD(P)-dependent oxidoreductase — translated: MTPDFSVKGRIACVTGASSGLGRAIAQALVEGGAKVVSVARRSADWCDGTSSAAISADLSDLKGVSDIAAAVADIFGPPDILVNAAGINTRQPADEVTMDGWLTTMDLNLSVPFFLAQAMVPAMREKGWGRIINFASLQSQRAFHGGIAYGASKGGIVQLTRAMAEAWSRDGIMANALAPGFFPTELTGPVFGDAELAAKNAAQTCIGRNGDLQDILGPALFLCSPASDYVTGQCLYVDGGFTAK